In a single window of the Balaenoptera acutorostrata chromosome 3, mBalAcu1.1, whole genome shotgun sequence genome:
- the LOC103001294 gene encoding corticosteroid-binding globulin isoform X1 — protein sequence MLFTLYICLLWLSTSGLWTIQAKDPDTDMSMRNPHRHLAPNNVDFAFTLYKHLVASAPGKNVFISPVSISTALAMLSLGARGYTREQLLQGLGFNLTEMSEAEIHQGFRHLHHLLRESNTTLEMIMGNAMFLDHSLELLESFSADTKHYYELEALTADFQDWAGASRQINEYIKNKTHGKIVDLFSEQDSSAMLILVNYIFFKGTWAHSFNPESTREDNFYVNETTTVKVPMMFQSSTIKYLNDSVLPCQLVQLDYTGNETVFFVLPVKGKMDTVIAMLSRDTIQRWSKSLTNRLVDLYIPKISISGGYDLGGIMGDMGIADLLNNRTHFSGITQEALPKVSKVVHKATLQLDERGVEAAARTQVHRNSAPAPLTIRFDRPFVVMIFDDFTWSSLFLGKVVNPT from the exons ATGCTGTTCACCCTGTACATCTGTCTCCTCTGGCTGTCTACCAGTGGGCTCTGGACCATCCAGGCTAAGGACCCTGACACTGACATGAGCATGAGGAACCCTCACCGGCACTTGGCTCCAAACAACGTTGACTTTGCCTTTACCCTGTATAAGCACTTAGTGGCCTCAGCTCCGGGCAAGAATGTCTTCATCTCCCCTGTGAGCATCTCCACAGCCTTGGCTATGCTGTCCCTGGGTGCCAGAGGCTACACACGGGAGCAGCTTCTCCAAGGCCTGGGCTTCAACCTCACTGAGATGTCTGAAGCTGAGATCCACCAGGGCTTCCGGCATCTCCACCACCTCCTCAGGGAGTCAAACACCACCTTGGAAATGATCATGGGCAATGCCATGTTCCTTGACCACAGCCTGGAACTTCTGGAGTCATTCTCAGCAGACACCAAGCACTACTATGAGTTGGAGGCCTTGACTGCAGATTTCCAGGACTGGGCAGGAGCCAGCAGACAAATCAACGAGTATATCAAAAATAAGACGCACGGGAAAATTGTGGACTTGTTCTCGGAGCAAGATAGCTCAGCCATGCTCATCCTGGTCAACTACATCTTCTTTAAAG GCACGTGGGCACACTCCTTCAACCCGGAAAGCACCAGGGAAGATAACTTCTACGTGAATGAGACGACCACGGTGAAGGTGCCCATGATGTTCCAGTCGAGCACCATCAAGTACCTGAACGACTCGGTGCTCCCCTGCCAGCTGGTACAGCTGGACTACACGGGCAACGAGACCGTCTTCTTTGTCCTCCCAGTCAAGGGGAAGATGGACACGGTCATTGCCATGCTGAGCCGGGACACCATTCAGAGGTGGTCCAAGTCCCTGACCAACCG CCTGGTGGACCTGTACATCCCGAAGATCTCCATCTCCGGAGGCTACGACCTCGGGGGCATCATGGGGGACATGGGCATTGCAGACTTGCTCAACAACCGGACACATTTCTCAGGCATCACCCAAGAGGCCCTGCCGAAGGTGTCAAAG GTGGTCCATAAGGCCACGCTGCAGCTGGATGAGAGGGGCGTGGAGGCAGCCGCCCGCACCCAGGTCCACCGGAACTCGGCGCCCGCGCCTCTCACAATCCGCTTCGACCGGCCCTTCGTTGTCATGATCTTCGACGACTTCACGTGGAGCAGCCTCTTCCTGGGCAAGGTTGTGAATCCGACCTAA
- the SERPINA10 gene encoding protein Z-dependent protease inhibitor, with protein sequence MQAMLSFLLPCLLAQVWLVPGSTPGPRSPEAQAGLETVPTPRAQTETSEGGRALQEDEGPPWLTADGQKLSGETSNLGFSLLRKISMRYDGNVVFSPLGLAWAMVALTLGARGQSRAQLETGLRLQALNQTLPAVNQTRPPRLPALFKQLRESLSHNPELGLTQGSFAFIHQDFDVKDTFLNFSKRYFDTECVTINFRNASQAKGLMNHHINKETQGKIPKLFDEINPDTKLILVDYILLKGKWLTPFDPVLTETDTFYLDKYKAVKVPMMYRAGKFASTFDKNFRCHVLKLPYRGNATMLVVLMGRIGDHLALEDYLTTDLVDTWLRNMKTRKMEVFFPKFKLDQKYKMHELLKQMGIRRIFSPWADLSDLSVTERNLKVSKVLQRAMIEVDEEGTEAVAGTLSEITAYSMPPIIKVDRPFHFIIYEETSRILLFLGRVVNPTLL encoded by the exons ATGCAGGCGATGCTGAGCTTCCTGCTGCCCTGCCTCCTGGCCCAGGTGTGGCTGGTACCCGGTTCCACCCCTGGTCCCCGCTCACCAGAGGCCCAGGCAGGACTGGAGACTGTGCCGACCCCCAGGGCCCAGACCGAGACCAGCGAGGGGGGGCGAGCCCTGCAGGAGGACGAGGGCCCCCCTTGGCTGACGGCCGACGGGCAGAAGCTCTCTGGGGAGACCTCCAACTTGGGGTTCAGCCTGCTTCGTAAGATCTCCATGAGGTACGACGGCAACGTGGTCTTCTCCCCTCTCGGCCTGGCCTGGGCCATGGTAGCCTTGACCCTGGGGGCCAGGGGACAGAGCAGAGCCCAGCTGGAGACGGGGCTCCGCCTGCAGGCCCTGAATCAGACCCTGCCCGCAGTGAACCAGACCCGGCCCCCGCGCCTGCCTGCCCTCTTCAAGCAGCTCCGAGAAAGCCTCTCCCACAACCCAGAGCTGGGCCTGACCCAGGGGAGTTTTGCCTTCATCCACCAGGACTTTGATGTCAAAGACACCTTCCTCAATTTCTCCAAGAGGTATTTCGATACGGAGTGTGTGACTATAAATTTTCGCAACGCCTCCCAGGCCAAAGGGCTCATGAATCATCACATTAACAAAGAGACTCAGGGGAAAATTCCCAAACTCTTTGATGAGATTAATCCTGACACCAAATTAATTCTTGTGGATTACATCTTGCTCAAAG GGAAGTGGCTGACCCCTTTTGACCCTGTCCTCACCGAGACAGACACTTTCTACCTGGACAAGTACAAGGCAGTCAAGGTGCCCATGATGTACCGGGCAGGCAAGTTTGCCTCCACTTTTGACAAGAATTTTCGTTGCCACGTCCTCAAACTGCCCTACCGAGGAAATGCCACCATGCTGGTGGTCCTCATGGGAAGGATAGGTGACCACCTGGCCCTTGAAGACTACTTGACCACAGATTTGGTGGACACGTGGCTCAGGAACATGAAAACCAG AAAAATGGAAGTTTTCTTTCCAAAGTTCAAGTTAGACCAGAAGTATaagatgcatgagctgcttaaACAGATGGGAATCAGAAGAATCTTCTCACCCTGGGCTGACTTGAGTGATCTCTCAGTTactgaaagaaatcttaaagtaTCCAAG GTTTTACAAAGAGCGATGATTGAGGTGGATGAAGAAGGAACAGAGGCGGTGGCGGGAACCCTGTCGGAAATCACTGCTTATTCCATGCCTCCCATCATCAAAGTGGACCGGCCATTTCACTTCATCATCTATGAAGAAACTTCCAGAATCCTGCTATTTCTGGGCAGGGTGGTGAATCCGACTCTCCTGTGA
- the LOC103001294 gene encoding corticosteroid-binding globulin isoform X2: protein MLFTLYICLLWLSTSGLWTIQAKDPDTDMSMRNPHRHLAPNNVDFAFTLYKHLVASAPGKNVFISPVSISTALAMLSLGARGYTREQLLQGLGFNLTEMSEAEIHQGFRHLHHLLRESNTTLEMIMGNAMFLDHSLELLESFSADTKHYYELEALTADFQDWAGASRQINEYIKNKTHGKIVDLFSEQDSSAMLILVNYIFFKGTWAHSFNPESTREDNFYVNETTTVKVPMMFQSSTIKYLNDSVLPCQLVQLDYTGNETVFFVLPVKGKMDTVIAMLSRDTIQRWSKSLTNRLVDLYIPKISISGGYDLGGIMGDMGIADLLNNRTHFSGITQEALPKVSKVVHKATLQLDERGVEAAARTQVHRNSAPAPLTIRFDRPFVVMIFDDFTWSSLFLGKTNKS, encoded by the exons ATGCTGTTCACCCTGTACATCTGTCTCCTCTGGCTGTCTACCAGTGGGCTCTGGACCATCCAGGCTAAGGACCCTGACACTGACATGAGCATGAGGAACCCTCACCGGCACTTGGCTCCAAACAACGTTGACTTTGCCTTTACCCTGTATAAGCACTTAGTGGCCTCAGCTCCGGGCAAGAATGTCTTCATCTCCCCTGTGAGCATCTCCACAGCCTTGGCTATGCTGTCCCTGGGTGCCAGAGGCTACACACGGGAGCAGCTTCTCCAAGGCCTGGGCTTCAACCTCACTGAGATGTCTGAAGCTGAGATCCACCAGGGCTTCCGGCATCTCCACCACCTCCTCAGGGAGTCAAACACCACCTTGGAAATGATCATGGGCAATGCCATGTTCCTTGACCACAGCCTGGAACTTCTGGAGTCATTCTCAGCAGACACCAAGCACTACTATGAGTTGGAGGCCTTGACTGCAGATTTCCAGGACTGGGCAGGAGCCAGCAGACAAATCAACGAGTATATCAAAAATAAGACGCACGGGAAAATTGTGGACTTGTTCTCGGAGCAAGATAGCTCAGCCATGCTCATCCTGGTCAACTACATCTTCTTTAAAG GCACGTGGGCACACTCCTTCAACCCGGAAAGCACCAGGGAAGATAACTTCTACGTGAATGAGACGACCACGGTGAAGGTGCCCATGATGTTCCAGTCGAGCACCATCAAGTACCTGAACGACTCGGTGCTCCCCTGCCAGCTGGTACAGCTGGACTACACGGGCAACGAGACCGTCTTCTTTGTCCTCCCAGTCAAGGGGAAGATGGACACGGTCATTGCCATGCTGAGCCGGGACACCATTCAGAGGTGGTCCAAGTCCCTGACCAACCG CCTGGTGGACCTGTACATCCCGAAGATCTCCATCTCCGGAGGCTACGACCTCGGGGGCATCATGGGGGACATGGGCATTGCAGACTTGCTCAACAACCGGACACATTTCTCAGGCATCACCCAAGAGGCCCTGCCGAAGGTGTCAAAG GTGGTCCATAAGGCCACGCTGCAGCTGGATGAGAGGGGCGTGGAGGCAGCCGCCCGCACCCAGGTCCACCGGAACTCGGCGCCCGCGCCTCTCACAATCCGCTTCGACCGGCCCTTCGTTGTCATGATCTTCGACGACTTCACGTGGAGCAGCCTCTTCCTGGGCAAG acaaacaagAGCTGA